The following coding sequences lie in one Nitrospira lenta genomic window:
- a CDS encoding polysaccharide lyase: MDRTFTPTGTFYRRFYIRLSSGFTVSDVFTKLMRSDTNGQTSNWWTLGCCGSKQLEVHDQNVPVGTTSVYYANFTMSDATWYCVETYEQLNTPGIANGVQQAWVNGTQVLNQTGIPFRASGDNALYYNNRLYRQTGLGSIWFDRVAVGDTRIGCSGTPPPSNDTTPPATPSGFTAR; encoded by the coding sequence ATGGATCGCACGTTCACCCCGACGGGGACGTTCTACCGCCGTTTCTATATCCGGTTAAGTTCAGGATTTACTGTGTCTGACGTATTTACGAAGCTGATGCGGTCGGATACCAATGGGCAGACAAGCAACTGGTGGACGCTGGGATGTTGCGGCAGCAAGCAGCTCGAAGTGCACGACCAAAATGTGCCGGTGGGCACGACCTCGGTCTACTACGCGAATTTCACGATGTCAGACGCAACCTGGTATTGCGTCGAGACCTATGAACAACTCAATACTCCCGGTATAGCAAACGGCGTGCAGCAAGCGTGGGTGAATGGTACGCAAGTCCTCAATCAGACAGGCATTCCATTCAGAGCTTCCGGGGACAATGCTCTCTACTACAACAATCGGCTGTATCGACAGACTGGACTAGGCTCAATTTGGTTTGATCGCGTGGCCGTCGGTGACACCCGCATCGGCTGCTCAGGAACACCGCCGCCTTCAAACGATACTACCCCCCCGGCAACTCCCAGTGGTTTTACAGCCCGGTAG
- a CDS encoding heparin lyase I family protein, with protein MESVRSSRLETVGLVACLLLSCMAVSPSWSNAAVFWEDGLEPGNTGYTAVGGMNFSNSVVAYGSHSLRLFFPSINVQAGTFTDREFPSTTNIYSRFYFRLDNFTVANQTKIVEFTDYATGSGPSYWWNMSNGNPELNVHAQLVLLPDGTLGTKVFYPNQGNARFQNGQWYCVELHIQHNTPGVADGLIEAWKDGQQVLYYPNLKLREATQIGNHDPNRKFTINRLYAQYGQGEMYFDSMAVGNQRIGCSGTPPQVEPPPPAPLVPTPPAPAPPAPQPTVPSLVPPPTPNGLFIR; from the coding sequence ATGGAAAGTGTTCGCAGCAGCCGTTTAGAAACTGTAGGCCTAGTTGCCTGCCTGCTCCTAAGCTGTATGGCGGTATCGCCATCATGGTCGAATGCAGCTGTATTTTGGGAAGATGGGCTCGAGCCAGGGAATACAGGATATACGGCAGTTGGAGGGATGAACTTTTCCAACAGTGTCGTGGCATATGGCTCCCATTCACTGCGACTTTTTTTCCCTTCGATAAATGTGCAAGCAGGGACTTTCACCGACCGCGAATTCCCATCTACCACCAATATTTATAGTCGATTCTATTTTCGGTTAGACAACTTTACGGTTGCGAATCAGACCAAAATCGTGGAATTCACAGATTATGCAACGGGCTCAGGCCCTAGCTACTGGTGGAACATGTCCAATGGCAACCCAGAACTTAATGTTCACGCTCAACTTGTCTTACTGCCCGATGGCACCCTCGGAACGAAAGTCTTCTATCCAAATCAAGGCAACGCTCGCTTTCAGAATGGCCAGTGGTATTGCGTGGAACTCCATATCCAGCACAATACTCCAGGTGTCGCAGACGGACTCATCGAAGCCTGGAAAGACGGTCAGCAAGTTCTCTACTACCCCAATTTGAAATTGCGAGAAGCAACTCAGATCGGCAATCATGACCCCAACCGGAAATTCACCATCAATCGTCTGTACGCACAATACGGACAGGGAGAAATGTATTTTGATAGTATGGCCGTCGGAAATCAGCGAATCGGCTGTTCGGGCACACCCCCACAGGTTGAACCGCCGCCGCCCGCTCCGCTGGTACCCACTCCGCCAGCTCCAGCTCCACCGGCTCCCCAACCCACTGTCCCATCCTTAGTCCCACCACCAACCCCTAATGGGCTGTTTATAAGGTAA
- a CDS encoding BACON domain-containing protein: MQRLLSELPGAAQIVAYQEEDPDPTVVTPTLTRNPSVLSFSAIQNGSSPGAQALTVTNTGPGTLTWIASANSAWLTLNGATSTSGTNLGSISVRVNPAGLSVGTHSGLITIVGTGATNSPQTVSVSFDVTAAPTPTIGLSATTLSFSAIQGGSNPANKTISVSNSGSGTLNWTATENASWLSLSPASGAGSGTISVAVNTSGLSAGTVSSPITIAASGSTNTPQTVTVSLTITAAAVPPAIGVTPGSLTFTAQQGGGNPTPQSLAIRNTGGGTLTWTVSNNSAWLSHSPTSGTGNSVVTISPITGSLTAGTYNGIITLYATGSTTVNVPITFTITAPAARATIGMSPTNLSFNATAGGSNPSTQSLAITNTGTGTLTWTVTDNANWLTATQSGNSVVASINIAGLAVGSYSGIITVSASGATNTPQAVPVTLTIAAATQPTTGTVTLSWVPNSESDLAGYKVYRATSSGGYGAPIATLTAGTNQYVSSGLAKGFTYFFVITAYDEAGNESPYSSETSKSVY; the protein is encoded by the coding sequence ATGCAGCGGCTTCTGTCCGAGCTCCCAGGGGCAGCACAAATCGTTGCCTATCAAGAAGAAGATCCTGACCCAACTGTGGTTACCCCCACACTCACTCGCAATCCAAGCGTCTTATCATTTTCCGCTATTCAGAACGGATCCAGTCCGGGAGCCCAGGCCCTCACAGTAACCAACACAGGGCCCGGAACGCTGACATGGATCGCATCCGCAAATAGCGCCTGGCTGACATTGAATGGCGCCACATCAACCTCGGGGACCAATCTCGGCTCGATAAGCGTACGAGTAAATCCTGCCGGCCTCTCTGTTGGAACTCATAGTGGCCTGATCACCATCGTCGGAACCGGTGCGACCAACTCTCCGCAGACAGTCAGTGTGAGCTTTGACGTCACGGCTGCCCCCACTCCCACCATCGGCCTAAGCGCGACAACGTTATCGTTCTCGGCCATTCAGGGAGGGAGCAACCCGGCAAACAAGACGATCTCCGTTTCCAACTCCGGGAGTGGGACCTTAAACTGGACGGCAACTGAAAACGCTAGCTGGCTCAGCCTGAGCCCTGCTTCGGGAGCCGGATCCGGAACGATATCAGTCGCGGTCAATACGTCTGGTTTATCCGCTGGTACTGTCAGCTCTCCCATTACGATTGCCGCTTCCGGATCTACAAACACACCCCAAACCGTGACCGTCTCGCTCACTATCACAGCGGCCGCGGTTCCTCCGGCTATAGGGGTCACTCCTGGGAGCTTGACCTTCACCGCACAGCAGGGAGGCGGAAACCCAACGCCACAGTCACTGGCCATCAGAAACACTGGAGGCGGCACCTTGACTTGGACCGTCAGCAACAACTCGGCGTGGCTGTCGCATTCCCCAACCTCCGGTACTGGAAATAGCGTGGTGACGATTAGTCCTATCACCGGAAGCCTAACTGCCGGCACCTACAACGGCATAATTACCCTCTACGCTACCGGATCCACAACCGTAAATGTGCCAATCACCTTTACGATAACTGCTCCAGCAGCTCGAGCAACCATCGGCATGAGCCCCACAAATCTCTCGTTTAATGCCACCGCTGGAGGGAGCAACCCCTCGACGCAGAGCCTCGCAATAACCAATACCGGCACAGGAACCCTGACATGGACCGTCACAGACAACGCCAACTGGCTCACGGCAACCCAATCAGGCAACTCAGTGGTAGCGAGTATCAATATTGCTGGACTGGCGGTAGGAAGCTATAGCGGCATCATTACCGTGTCTGCATCCGGGGCTACCAACACTCCTCAAGCGGTGCCAGTGACATTGACCATAGCGGCGGCTACACAACCGACGACCGGAACGGTTACACTATCCTGGGTTCCCAATAGCGAATCAGATCTCGCAGGATATAAAGTGTATCGTGCGACATCCTCGGGGGGATATGGCGCACCCATCGCCACTTTGACAGCAGGAACAAATCAATATGTATCGAGCGGTCTGGCGAAAGGATTCACCTACTTTTTCGTGATCACAGCCTATGACGAGGCAGGGAATGAAAGTCCCTACTCGAGCGAAACAAGTAAGAGCGTCTATTAA